The Virgibacillus siamensis sequence CATTACATGAACCGTTAAAAATTGGCGGTTCTTTTTTAATGCTTAGACGTGACTTAGTGAACATGCGAGCGTTTTTCGATCCGGGCGGTGCTGTTCATGGAGTCATGGAAATTAGGTATTACATCAACAATTAGGAGTGATTAAATGATTAACGGCAAAGATACTATCCTTTTAGTACAGCCTTTGGGTGCTACAGCGGGTGGATTAGTCATTGCTAATCTTACTGAAAATAGCTACTCAATCGAGAATGAAATCATTGACGAACAAACGAAAATGGGGCGTATTGTCGCATACGGTCAAAACTCTGAATCATTCGAGTTAACGGCTTATGGTGAAAAAGGCGACCCTGGACAGCAAGCAGTATTAGATGCAATCCGTAACAAAGAAGAACTCAAAGTTTGGGAAGTCAATCAGACAGCTAACGAACAAGGCGGATACGATGCATCTTTCGCATATTGCATTGTGGAATCAGCGGAAAAATCCAATCCAACAGACAGCTTTCAAGAAGTAACAGCAACGCTTCAAGTACGAGGACAATCACAACAAGGTGAATTGACTTCACTACCAACAGGACTGACAGAACAGCCTTATCCGTTTGAAGAACCAGCTACAACAGCAGGATAACTAATGGGGCATTCGCCCCTCTTATACTTAGGAGGATAAAACAATGGAAATCAATGGAAAACAGTACGAACCGAAAGTAAATTTTAAATTTGAAAAGGTAGCAGATAAGAAATATTCCGAAGTAGTGGAGGGGCAGAAAACCTCAGGCATTGAAGGGATTTACGAGGACTTGCTAAACGACAAGCCAAGCGCATTGGTTAAGTTTTGGGATTGTGCAACAGCACACTACAAGAAAGAACAGCCTATTGTTGATGATATTGAAGATGCGCTATCTGACATTATCGAGGACGAGGGCATTGATCGCTTGCAAAAGGAGGCGTTCGAAGCGTTGGATGAATCGGGGTTTTTCAAAAAACAGCTTCAGAACTTCTGGAAGAACTTAGACATGGCGAGCAAGTTAGCGAAAACGGAACAAGAAGCGGAACAAATCAAAGCAGCGCAAAAACTGTACAAGGAAAAGTACAAAAATCTGAAGGCATAAACTATGACGATGTAGAAATACAGTCATCTCATTTGCTGAATGTACACGACCCCGAATTAATAGAATCGTGGACACCTAGACAATATAACAATTTTATCAAGGGCGCACAACATAGACAGATAGACCAATACGAATATGCGGCTAGGTCAGCAATGATGCAACGCAAAGCACAAAATGAAAAGAAATTACGTGAGACTGACTTATTCAATGCGGAACGTGCTAGGAAGAACCTGGACAGCAACGAAAGCGAAGAAGATCGCATTAAAAAAATGGTTGAGTTAAACAAGCATATAAAAGGGTTTCAGCCTGATTTCAGACCGAAAGGGGGTTGATGTATGCAAGAAAGATTAAGTGCTGTTGTAGGCGCTAGGATAAGTGAATTCAAGCGCAAAATGGCAGAAGTTAAGGCAATAGCTAAGACTGTACCTAATCGGATAAAAGTCCATGTAAAAGCTGAATACGACAGTTTCAGACGTTCAATGGATAGGCTAGCTGATTATAGTCGAGACGTTGGGGAAATTATAGGACACTCGTTACGGGGTGGATTGTTAGCAGTATTGCCTATGGTTTCCCCTATCATCGGTAGCTTAGTGGGCGGTGTCGGTGCGCTTGCATCCTCATTTGTCGCGGCAGGTGGCGCAGGTGGCGCATTTGCTATCGCTGCTATCGGTAACATAAGCAAATTGACTGAAGGCATAACGGATTTACGAAGTATTAACGACAAACTGAAAAAAGAACGCCAATCACTTGCGCCAAATGAAAAACGGATCAACGAATTATTGAACCAACGCAAAAATTTGCTATCCGGCATGAGTGGCGCACAAAAGAAAGCAATGAAGGCATTTCAAGGTTTTCAGAAACAATGGAATAAATTCTTATCAGCAACGGAAAAACCAGTATTCAAAGTATTTGCAGCGGGATTAGAAGTAGCTACCACGCTATTAAAAAGAATAGAGCCTATTATCAAGCCTGTTTCTAATGCGTTGGTTGACTTGTTAAATAGACTTAATGCATTTGCAGGAACAAAACAATTCAAGAGTTTCATTAACTTCTTTGCTACCCGTGGAACATCGGCTATTAAGAATTGGGGAACAATCGCAGGGAACGCATTTAAAGGATTCATGGAACTGATGAAAGCGTTCGGGCCATTAGGTAAAAACATGGAAAATGGACTAATCGGATTGACTGAGAAGTTTGCTAAATGGGCGGCGGGATTAAGTAAGTCGAAGGCATTTAAAAACTTCATCAATTTCGTAAAAGAAAATGGCCCAAAAGTTATGCAGTTAATCGGTAATCTAACGAAATTCCTTGTAAATCTAGGAATAGGGTTAGCGCCATTAGGAACAAAAATACTTGACCTGACAAACAAGTTTTTAAAGTGGATTAACGGACTGATGAAAGGTAACAAGACTATTGGACAAGTGGTAGCAATTGTCACATCAGTAATCGGTGTATTCATGGCATTAGCGCCTGTTTTGTTGATGATTAAGAGCGCATTTATGTTAGTATGGCCCGTTGTTGCGAAACTAGGTGGAGCGCTTATCAGGGTTATACCGTGGGTTTTCCGTATAGGAATGGCTATACTCAGACTTTCCAATCCGATTGGATGGATAATAACAATCCTTGGGGTATTAGTAGGGGTTGTTGTTAAGTATTGGGATGAAATTAAGAGTTGGACTGTTAAAACTTTCAAAGCAGTAAAGAACACGATCAAGATTGTATGGGATTGGATATGGGGCAAGATTAAAGCAGTCGCAACAGCTATTGCTAAATGGGTGCTGAAGAAATTCAATGACATTAAAAACAACATACAGCAACGCCTGGAATTCGCAAAACGTGTTGTACAAGTTGTTTGGTTCAAGATTAGACAAATATTCCATAAAGTAGTAAGCACCGTAACTAATTTTGTTCGCGATAAATTCAATGCAATCAAAAGTAAAATTCAAAATGCTATGGAAGCCGCAAGAACTATTGTACGTGTCGTATGGTTCAAGATTAAGCAATTCTTCTATCGTACGATCAATAACATTCGTAACACAGTACGGGATAAATTCAACGCTATAAAAGATGCCGTCAGGGATAAAATGCAATCCGTCAGAGATACAATAAAAGACATATGGAATCGTGTTATGGACTTTTTGCGTGGAATTAATTTAGCGAGTATTGGTAAAAACATCATCAGCGGTATGATTGGCGGTATTAAAGATAAAGCAAGTGCATTGGTTGACAGCGTAAAAGGCGCGGTTGGTAGTGCTATTGAAGGTGCTAAGAACTTGCTAGGTATTCATTCTCCATCAAGGGTATTCAAGCAAATCGGTGTATATACCGGAGAAGGTCTACAAATCGGATTGAACAGCATGAAAAAGAAAGTAGGTAACGCATCAACACAACTTGCTACATCGGTTAGGGATTCATTCAAGCCTGATTTACAGCTTGATAGTGTAGGTGCTGTCATTGATCCTGTTATGAATAAGAACGGCGTAGGAACATTAAACGGCAATTTGAACGCTAGTATAAATGATTTCGAGTTACCTGATAAAAACGTATATATCCAAGTTGAAGGTGACGCTGAATGGATACGCGCTTATGTGAATGAAGAAAATGCAATAGATTCAAAAATAAGAAGCATCGGAGGGTAAGGGATGGATTTACACGTAACAAAAAAGAATATGTCTTTCAATCTTGAGGATTACGGTATTAGAGTAGTTGATTTCATTGTACAGTCCATTCCCTTACAATCCACATATGGCAATGTAGAAGGGCGTAACGGTACGATTGATTATGGCGCAACATACGGACAACGTACAATCAAAGTACCCTTTCATATGGAATCAACGGACTTATTAGACTTTCCTTTATTAAGGGATCAGCTTTTCGGATTAATTGCCGGGGCTGATTCTTTTTATATAAATGAACGAAGAAAAGCAAGTTATCAACCGTACAAATTTGAAACACCAGGACAAGAACATGTAATACCTGATGATTTTAAAAATGTAAATGTAGACGGTAAGCGTTATTTAGTCAGATTGAAGAATGTAATCGAATTGGAACAGATGATAAAGCACGGTAGCGGGGAATTGGAGTTTGCGACTACTGTATTACCTTTTGCGGAATCAGCAGGAACTACCGAAGATATAGACAAAAACGGTATCGACCCTGCAAGCGGTTTTTGGACTGGCGACATGGGTATCATACCCGAAATGGAAACGGTAAGCTATTCCCCTGCAATGTGGAGTGATGTCGGTTTTAAGAAATGGAGTGATATTTAATGGCTACCTATACAACGAATTACAATTTGTATAAACCTAACGCCAACGATTCTGCTATACAAGTTGACACATCTTTAACGGATAACTTTGTAGCAATCGACACGGAAATAAAAAACAGACAAAACGAAATTTCTAGCAATAATACAGATATAAGTAATTTACAAACGGATGTAGGCACACTCACTAATTTGAGCACAGTCGATAAATCGAATCTTGTTAGCGCTGTTAATGAAGTGAACGGGAAATTTATAGAATCCAACAAAGGCGCTTTTGTCGCATCGGGTGACGGTGCGGCGGTTTCTTTCAATATCCCGCATGGATTAAGTGCAGCACCTTCTTTTTACGTATCACAGGAAGGTAGCGCAGACACAGGAACAGCGGAAATAAGCCATGTAACAGCAGATGCTACTAATCTAATCGTAACATTCAAAGCAGCACCCGCAGCAGGTACTAGCAACGTTACAATTGTTTGGAAGGCTGAAATCTAATGACGACATGGACTGACTTTGCAAGAGTAAGAGAAACCATGTACAACAATAGGGTATATGACGCATTCAAAATATACAATGCGGGTAATATTCCTATTCATCCATTCGAGGAAGAATTGAAAATAATCATTTATAATGTAGAGGGTTCAACATCATCATTCGAATTACAAAACACAACAAACGGATCATTGTTTAAAGTGAATGAAGCAGTACCTAATACAGTGGTAATCGAATTAGACGGGCCAAGAATTAAAAAAGACGGATTAGCTTATTTACGAAATACAAACCGAAAATATATAGAATTATCTCCGGGTATGAATGACTTTAAAATAACAGGTGCAACTAGAGCTGATTTTCAATTCATATTCAGATTTTATTACAGGTAAGGGGGCAATTATATGGCAGATATTAATGCGAGTTTAAAAACAACGTTAAATGGCAAAGCGCCACAGCATAAAATAGAAGGCCAGAACGCTTTCGAATTTAGCGAAGGTTCAGATGGCGCACTACACATTAAAACAACAGACGTAAACGGTAAACCGATAGACCCTAGAGAAGTTAGCAACCTGCCGACTGATTATCCAGACAGCGCAACTAAAGCTGCAATAGATGCATTGAAAGCTGAGAACATTGCTTTAAATAATAAATTGCAGGGGATTATTGACGGTACTACTCCGGCTAATACTCAACTAACTGGGAGTAGTGTGGCAGTTCCGGTTGATTTACAGTATCAAGCGTTGACTGACCCTTTACCAATTAAAAGTATGCCTAACATGGGTAAGATAACCCTTGCAGATAATGTTGTAGTACCTGCAAGCGGTAAGCAAGCCTTTATTACTGATGTCGGGGCAATTGAGGGCTACAAAAAAATGACCGTCTATATCGTATCAGACCAAGAATTTAAAGCATCGGGATATATTTATGACCCGGTAACTGGTAACTTAACAGAAGAATTTATAGAGATTTTCCCGAGTCCAGTAACAAGTAGACCGAATCGGCCGCAATATAAGGTGCTACCTGACTATGTGACAGACCGTTTTCAAGTGTGGTTCACAAATAATGCGGCGGTAGATTGTACAGTCACTATTACGATAGCGGTGCTGTTCTAATGCAGTCTAAACGTAATTTAACGCCAACACGTACAATGGCGAGAAAATATCCCGGTGTCATAATCCCATCCGTTCAAGAAGGTACGTTATTTGTTGCGCACCGTGGAAGCATGGCAACAGCGCCGGAAAACACATTGCCTGCATTTCAAGATGCAGTTATTTTTGGGTATAGTGGCATAGAAACAGATTTAAAACTAACTTCCGACAATGAATTTGTGCTGATTCACGATGCTACGGTTGACGGAACAACGAACGGAACTGGGAAAGTTTCCGAAATGACACTAGCAGAGATACGAGCATTAGACGCAGGTTCATGGTTCGACCCTTCATACGCAGGAACAAAAATACCAACATTTGACGAGTATTTAAGTTTATGCCGGAGTTCATCAGTTCAACCGTTTATAGAATTAAAACCATCATTTACTGTTGCTGAACTCGAATGGGCGATACAAAAAATCCGAGAACACGGCATGAATGCAATGACAACTTTTATCGCAGCGTGGGACGTAAATTTAAGGAGAGTTAGGCAAGCTGATAAACGTATGAATGTAACACTCATTGCAGGTTCACAAGGGTTATCAGATAAAGTGTTGCAAAACGCTATTGAAATTGGTAATTGTGGTGTCAATGCATATTATAATGACTTGCTACCGGATAGAGTAGATTTGTTCCGTTCTAATGGGATTGAAATAGGGTTATCAGCGAATGACACAGCGTTGGAAATTGAAGATGCGGTTAATAATATAGGCGTGAAAACAGTAACAACAGGCTCATACTTAGCGCCTTAATAGTATTAATTGCTTATGTGAATAATCCCGTAATTATCCTATAATTTTAATGGGAGGGGTATTCATGTTATGGATAATACTTGCAATACTGCTATTGCCTTTTGTAATAATTTTTCCTGTCATGGTTTTATCTGGACGAGCAGATGAACAAAGCGAAAGGCAATTGAACGAACGGAAGAAGAAATAATTACTCAACTAACGCACGTCGATAGTCGCATATCGGGAGGTGAATAAATGACCGAAGAATATTTCATAACTCCGGTACAAGTGAACGAAACAGACACTACAATTCCGGTCAATGACACATCGTATATGTATGTACGTGATTTAAACGGTAACGAATACCCAATACAAGCTACCATACAAAACGATTACGAGTTAAACGGAAGTCAGCAGTTTTCCGCAACAATCGAGGTAAGCAAAGTCAATAATTTATTTATTGATGAAATCGGGGAAATGTGGATTATATCCGATCATAACGATGTGGAACACAAAATAATATACGCAAAGCGGCAAGGTAAAGGGGAACGCCTGACAGTCAATGTCAAGGCTGTTCCTCTTTTCTTTGATTCCATGAATAATCAACGCATCTATACACGGTATGATGAACACATGACAGCTACACGGTTCTTCGATTTAACCTTTGCCAATAGCGGATTTAATTATGTACTTGTCGATACATTTTACGCTTTAGGATGGGAAGGTGTCGGGGATGGGGAGACACGCCTAGAAACATTCAAACGTGGCATAGAGCGTTACGGTGCCGAATTTAGAATTGTAGGAAACACAGTATATTTAGAAAAGCAAATCGGACGAGATACGCAATTTCAATACCGATATAGATTGAATGCATCAAATATCCAACAAGAAATAGATGCCAACGAATATTGGACATACGCAAAAGGTTACGGAGATTATGATGAAGGTGGAAACGAGGGCGCAGAAAATAATGCAGGATTAATCAGGGAATACACTTCCCCACTCGCTGACGTAATCGGTATACGTGAAGCGCCGCCTATTAAGAATGGTAACATCACAACAACAGCAACAATGGACGAACAACTTGAAATTTTAGTTGACGAATCATTGAAAATAAGTGTATCAGCAGACATTCACGATTTACGCAAACAAGGATATGCACTAGCGCAACCGGAATTAGGCGACAGGACGTTTCTCATTGACGAACGAATCGGATTAGATGCAGAAGTCAGAGTAGTTGATATGTCTGTCAAACGTAACTGGAAAGGCGAAATACTTGATTTAAAACTAACACTAGGCTCTAAATCACTTGTCAAACGCCATCAATCGGAAATTGAAACAGCACGTAAACAAGTCAATCAGTTGTTGGAAGGCAAAATTAAGTTACCTTTTTCTGTATTAGATAATGCAGTAGCAGAGGCAACAAAAGCACTACAATCAGCACAAACGGAATTGATTTTTGATAATAACGGCATTACTGCTATTGATAAAACAGATCCTAACCTTGTGACGTTGTTTAATTCAGCAGGACTTGGCGTTTCAACAGACGGTGGCGCAACATTCGAAAATGCTATAACAGGAAACGGAATCAATACAAATTTACTGACGGCAGGTACGATAAGCACGGACTTTATTTCCATCTATGGTGGGGATTCAATGGGTAATACCACCATACAAGGTGGAGTATTGAGAGCAACGGGTAAATTTGACCGTACTTTCGCAGGCGGGAATGTAGATTATGAAGCATTTACCGAAACTTGGAACGGACTTATACGTACTGGAATCATCAGCAAAACAGTAGATGGCAATAAGTTAAATATCAGCGGTAGACAAATGGCAATGACTGATAAAAACCTGACAACACAAAGGGAAGTGCATAGCGGTTCGCCTGATTATAGCGGTGCGCGGTTTATTGACTTTTACGCAGGTGAAACACGCACGGGAGATGTTGTCGGTGGCGGTATGCATATATATAGCGGTCAGGCGTTAACACAAGAATCTAATTTCGGTATGAATTTCAAAACGGGTTCGGGGTATGCTTCGGATTTTTATAACACCGTGACGAGGGTTCACGCTGATGGTAACGCATTAGAATTATGGCGCACGCAGTCATTTAGCACAGGGCCGTCTGGTTTAATGCTTAACTTTAAAGCATCGGACGGTAACTCACAGGGTTATTTAGGTATTCCGACAGATAACTATAACATGCACCTGGTTTCGAACTTTGGCGAAATCCATTTACGAGGTGCGGGTTTAAATGTAAGGGCGGCTGACGGTTCAGCTTGGCGAGGCGTTAAAGCGGCTAAGTTTTGGGCGGTTGACCGTGAAATTGATTTCGGAGGTACTGGACGAGTTGCCAATGATGCATCAGGAACAACATACATTCAAGGTAACGGCGAAGTTGTTGCATCTCGATATAGTGACGGTACGACTGTTCCATTTACAGCGGATAGGGTAAGGTTGTCATCGGGAATCATAACAGACCGTTATTCAGGTGCTAACATCCTTTTAGGACAAGACGGAACAGGAACAAAAGTAGAATCGCAAACAATACGGACTAGAACATACTCAGGCGCGGGAAGTACCGTTGTAATAACAGACGGTGGTGTATTAGGACGTTCAACATCGGCAAGCAAGTATAAAGTTAATATACAACCTTTGACGACAGATAATCGCATATTAAACTTACAGCCAAAACAATGGTTCGATAAGCAAGCTAGCGAATCATACGCAAACTTACTAACCGAAGAATACAACGGTAAAGTAATTGACTGGTCGAAGGAAGAAGATATTCCTATAAAAGAAATACCTGGACTAATTGCAGAAGATTTAGTATTGCATGGATTAGAAAAATATGTACAATACAGCAATAATGGAGAAGTTGAAGGCATCGACTATTCTCGATTGTGGATTGAATTAATTCCAATCATTAAAGACCAACAGTCAAGAATTGAAACATTGGAGGGCATAGTAAATGGAACAACCAAATAAAGACTACATTAAACAATCATTACTAAATCAAATAGCGGGATTGTCTATGCAAATAGCGCAACGTGACGCTATGATTACGGAATTACAGCAGGAACTAAATCAGCTAAAAGGGGAAGAATAAAAAAACGGGGCTACCATACATAGCCCCTTACCGTACTACCGGAGTTGTAGTGCGGTTATTTAATTATTATCACAAACAACAAATAAAGTCAAACGGGGTACGACCTCATTAACTAGGAGGTTACGAAGTGGATGAAAGGGAAAAATGGAGAATCAAACGACTAGAAGATGATAACGAACGCATGAAAAATGAGTTAGACGATTTGCAACGCTTTAAAGAATCAACAGTAGAAAAATTAAAAACAGTATATGAACGAATACAAGACTTAGAAAGCACTAATCAATGGATTTCAAGGTCTTTTTTTTATGTGATTTTTGGCGGGGTTATATCAGCGTTCGGCTCTTTAATCGTTTGGCTTATAACGAGGTGAACTAATTGGACAAACAAGAACAAGAACTCGAAGAACTGGCGAAACAGATAAAAGAAAAGCCTGTCAATCTAATACCACATTATGAAACGTTTGTCACTTTTGTATCGGTAACGCTAGCTATTTTATTTATATGGGCGGAAACATTAGACAGGGTTATATTTTCGCTTTTAATGACGCAAAGTGGATGGGCTATCAGTTTCATGCTTGTGGGGTTAACAAGCGCATTCGGGTTACTTTTCAATATTAATTGGTTACGTAAATTTGGCATGATAAGTAATTTCACAATTTACATCGTTGTAGCGATCATCATGCATAACTACATCGGCTTCAATGCAACGTCAATTGTGTTTGGATATATAGCGATATTTTGTTTGGTGGGATTGCCTTATACGGAATATACGAAAATTTCACGTAAAGGACGGGGATAAAATGCAAAACATTAACAATTTCAAAATTGAAGAAGAAGTTAAACGAGAAGCGAAAAGCGGTGTCGTGTCGCAGATTACGGGATTTTTAGCAGCATTACTTCCGGTATTATCCATTGCAGGTTATCAGTTCGACTGGTTCACACAGGATTTCATCAACAGCATAGGCGTATTGTTGTCAGCGGGGATTTCGTTAGTTGTAACTTGCATGGCTATTTATAAGAATCACTTTAGCAGCAAGAAGGCACAAAAACAAAACAAAGCATTGAAACAAAAGGGGTTGAAATAATATGCCATTAATTATGTTAGATGCAGGACACACAAAAAACACATTCGAACAAGGTGGAGGTAAAGGCGTACGCAAAGGCGGGCGCAATTACGAGGAACACAATTTTAATATCAATGTAGCAAAACATACGAAACGGTATCTTGAAGCATCGGGACTTGATGCGCGTATCACGAAACAATCCTTTGCAAGTAGCGAAAACTTGAACAACCGAACAGATGAAGCCAACAGAATAGGTGCTGATTTGCTTGTAAGCATTCATGCTAACGCAGGTGCATCAGCAGCTAAAGGCGCTTGTGTATTCCACTGGCCTACATCTCCTAAATTCGCTAATATGTGGGTTGATAAATGGAAAGCGGAAAACACGGGTGTAGGACTTCACGGCAACGGGAAACATGAAGTTCGTTTAGGTACATGGACTAATCTCCATATGGTACGCGAAGCAGCAATGCCGGCATACCTGATTGAACATGGTTTCATGACTAACGATCATGATTTCGATTATATTTTCGGTGGTAAAAGTGCTGAATATCGCAGGGATTGTGCGAGGGCGATTGCTAAAGCTGTTTGTGATTACTTCAATGTGAAATTTGTTGATTACGAGGATAACGTACCAAAAAAACAAAGTAATCCTAAACCGTCAAATAAAGACGTTTACACGGTTCGAAAAGGCGATACCTTATGGGAAATAGCCAAAGACCATAAAATGTCCGTAAGGCGCTTAAAACGGCTAAATAACCTAAAGGGCAATATTATCCACCCAGGAGACAAATTAAGAGTTGCGGGTAAGGCTAAACCAAAGAAGAAACGTGCGCCTAGATTACCAAAAGGAATTTTAAAACGTGGTGATCGTGGTAACAAAGTAAGACGATTGCAAAAAGCATTATGCGAAGTTTACTTCTATCCAAATAAAGGTGCGAAAAACAACGGTGTAGACGGCATTTTCGGAAGGAATACAGAAGATGCGGTAAGACGTTTCCAGTCCGTATATACTCCACATATGATTGATGGGATTTACGGTAAAAGGACAAGACGAGCGTTAAAAAAGAAATTATAACATTGAGGGGATTAATTTCCCCTTTTTGTATATTTACAGTCATATTGAAGTATCACACGAATATACATAAGAATATACCACCGAACATTCCAACGAACATTCACCATACGAACATTCGCACGAATATTCCATTCCTATAATATCAATCTTATCAGCTTATCCATTCCAACATCACAAACAGGGCATATATATTATATATCTCTTTTTCATTATCCACTTTCACCAAAGGGGGTTTTCGGGATTGCTAACATTTTGTATTGTCTGACTTTTGTAACGTTTTACTGGTTAGGAATGCAAATATTTACAGGTAATTGGAAAAAGAATACTAAATTACCAGAATTACCACGTTCTAACAGCGTCATTATCGGCAAATACGAAACCGGATTGATGTACCACAACTTCAATAAATTCGCTCATATGATTGTGGCAGGTACAACGGGTTACGGGAAAACAAATTTCATCAAGTGCTTAATCAGTCAATTAAATGGAGAAATTATCCTAATTGATATGAAAGGGGGATTTGATTATGGAATTGTAACAGCTACCGATATACAGCAAGCAAGGACTGAATTAGAAAGTGTAACCGCACAAATGAAACAGCGCAGGAAATCACACATATATGTCATTGTTGATGAAGCGGGGGAATTATTGCCGCCAGATCATTTAAAGAGACACGATGACAAAGAGCCTTACTTAGCGTGTTTGTCTGCAATTAGTGAGATAGCGCGATTAGGAAGGGGATTTAATACACATCTTATTTACGCCACACAATATCCCACCAAAGACATACTTAACGGGCAAGTTAAGCAAAACGCAGAAACACGGATATGTTTCAGATTACCGACAGATGTAGCAAGCAGGGTTGCGTTAGACGAGAAGGGCGCAGAAGAACTACCGTCA is a genomic window containing:
- a CDS encoding helicase HerA domain-containing protein — its product is MQIFTGNWKKNTKLPELPRSNSVIIGKYETGLMYHNFNKFAHMIVAGTTGYGKTNFIKCLISQLNGEIILIDMKGGFDYGIVTATDIQQARTELESVTAQMKQRRKSHIYVIVDEAGELLPPDHLKRHDDKEPYLACLSAISEIARLGRGFNTHLIYATQYPTKDILNGQVKQNAETRICFRLPTDVASRVALDEKGAEELPSGQFGLGIYKKDYKMEFKAFEFVERDGWDAKVRNPQTKGSTDTFTIE
- a CDS encoding N-acetylmuramoyl-L-alanine amidase, which produces MPLIMLDAGHTKNTFEQGGGKGVRKGGRNYEEHNFNINVAKHTKRYLEASGLDARITKQSFASSENLNNRTDEANRIGADLLVSIHANAGASAAKGACVFHWPTSPKFANMWVDKWKAENTGVGLHGNGKHEVRLGTWTNLHMVREAAMPAYLIEHGFMTNDHDFDYIFGGKSAEYRRDCARAIAKAVCDYFNVKFVDYEDNVPKKQSNPKPSNKDVYTVRKGDTLWEIAKDHKMSVRRLKRLNNLKGNIIHPGDKLRVAGKAKPKKKRAPRLPKGILKRGDRGNKVRRLQKALCEVYFYPNKGAKNNGVDGIFGRNTEDAVRRFQSVYTPHMIDGIYGKRTRRALKKKL
- a CDS encoding phage holin, which translates into the protein MQNINNFKIEEEVKREAKSGVVSQITGFLAALLPVLSIAGYQFDWFTQDFINSIGVLLSAGISLVVTCMAIYKNHFSSKKAQKQNKALKQKGLK